Proteins from a genomic interval of Betta splendens chromosome 10, fBetSpl5.4, whole genome shotgun sequence:
- the fam193b gene encoding protein FAM193B, with amino-acid sequence MARKKSKQQGAAQKETVAGQQPAPKSPVSPGDAAGGGGGGDAGLDGLPTTRANQPMHTCCLLCHREFKDWGPNSVNGLPGAQGTKLADAVPALSQALLREAPGRKLADAVPSLSQSLLGEVPLWICQSCCKSVEEEERRSSQEQPTQVPLSHSSSCKSQSCGNGYPEQSTVDWDPSSFLSAHKLSGLWNSAHTNGVEHCNHTTSSHAQQGLMAGTACYEKRGLHEAPGKSAKASGAKVCPYSHPSTQNSSGSSAGNSLSTSADLCKTTPKHFKTMCRRPTPPGEAFHPSDHHQHTDLSVPPNSPTGLSSQHSSLLPPKPSSGQQGHVTSSSGTGVASHASFSPLVPSLHGPTAKLNSPSPDSPTSLHKPSPCKNSHIPPVNTQHSKLGTSLCNHSCNGHSQGTVPTSGVGHLTAGSCRDQACKGHKLTNGNLCHPPPELDEVEDEDSSSERSSCASSSTNQKDGKYCDCCYCEFFGHNAPPAAPTSRNYAEIREKLRSRLTRRKEELPQRQDSELTMPGSIDNRDVDELLDFINSSEPKPVNSAKAAKRARHKQKKKEKAQQGNTGASDNDPHSNRSEPVDSLIADDPEASRLLDWPQLELERVNSFLTSRLEEIKNTIKDSIRASFSMYDLNLDVNDFPKKAATLEGNHLLSHLNGSSDLQQIDLDLAPLSLGSFKSHLDLVNGWEDTTVLDSNTTTPPGVTTVASKDIQRLHTTPSLSKLIRVRSPERCSSTGSDNLPQVLAQTAAKSREDTPDPKNTTTGSIGAKSKKNKKQQQRQDQSASEQSSNKPTKAACWNETQKTGESKEMASNGSKAGNRQTLQSVDIQRNGPKKAEESRSSKQAANGTNGLSNLQRGKGDTDARGGRSEQDSEGKAHPTIPVNGQLQQQPKGKNKKNKNKGEKSSSVIDDVFLPKDLDPTEMDEIDREVEYFKRFCLDSAKQTRQKVAVNWSNFSLKKVPSNAAQ; translated from the exons ATGGCGAGGAAGAAAAGCAAGCAGCAAGGGGCCGCCCAGAAGGAGACTGTGGCTGGGCAGCAACCCGCACCGAAGAGCCCAGTCTCTCCCGGCGATGcagctggcggcggcggcggcggagatgCTGGGCTGGATGGGCTGCCCACTACCAGGGCGAACCAG CCTATGCacacctgctgcctgctgtgcCACCGCGAATTCAAGGACTGGGGGCCAAACTCTGTCAACGGGCTCCCAGGGGCCCAGGGGACCAAGCTGGCCGACGCCGTGCCGGCGCTCTCCCAGGCCTTATTGCGGGAGGCGCCGGGGCGTAAGCTTGCTGATGCCGTGCCCTCGCTGTCCCAGTCCTTGCTGGGAGAGGTTCCTCTGTGGATCTGCCAAAGCTGTTGTAAGAgtgtggaagaggaggagaggcggagCAGCCAGGAGCAGCCAACGCAG gTACCATTGTCACACTCTTCTTCCTGCAAGTCCCAGAGCTGTGGGAACGGTTACCCAGAGCAAAGTACTGTAGACTGGGACCCGAGTTCCTTCCTGTCAGCTCACAAACTGTCAGGTCTCTGGAATTCTGCCCACACCAACGGAGTGGAGCACTGCAACCACACCACTTCATCACACGCTCAACAAG GTTTAATGGCAGGAACAGCGTGTTATGAGAAAAGAGGACTTCATGAAGCACCTGGAAAATCTGCAAAAGCCTCAGGGGCGAAAGTTTGTCCCTACAGTCACCCATCAACCCAGAACTCCAGTGGATCTTCTGCTGGTAACTCTTTGTCTACCTCAGCAGACCTTTGTAAGACCACTCCCAAGCACTTCAAGACCATGTGCCGTCGACCAACGCCACCAG GTGAAGCCTTTCATCCCAGTGACCACCATCAACACACGGACCTGTCTGTACCCCCAAACAGTCCCACAGGTCTGTCATCGCAGCATTCCTCCCTCCTGCCCCCAAAGCCAAGCTCTGGACAACAAGGTCATGTAACGTCCTCGTCAGGCACTGGGGTGGCAAGTCACGCTTCGTTTTCACCGCTGGTACCGAGCCTACATGGCCCTACAGCCAAACTCAACTCTCCCAGTCCAGATAGTCCAACGTCGCTCCATAAGCCCAGCCCATGCAAAAACTCCCACATTCCTCcggtaaacacacaacacagcaaactGGGCACGTCTCTATGTAACCACTCCTGCAATGGACACAGTCAGGGAACAGTACCCACCTCCGGTGTTGGTCATCTGACAGCTGGGTCATGCAG GGATCAGGCATGTAAGGGGCACAAGCTGACTAATGGGAATTTGTGCCACCCTCCACCGGAGCTggatgaggtggaggatgaAGACAGCAGCTCTGAGAGGAGCTCCTGTGCTTCCTCTTCCACCAACCAGAAAGATGGGAAGTACTGCGACTGCTGCTACTGCGAGTTCTTTGGACACAATGCG cctccagctgcaccaACTAGCCGGAACTACGCAGAAATACGAGAGAAACTGCGCTCTCGTCTGACACGGCGCAAAGAGGAGCTGCCGCAGCGTCAAGATTCAGAACTGACAATGCCCGGGTCCATTGACAACCGAGATGTAGACGAGCTGCTAGACTTCATAAACAGTTCTGAACCAAAACCCGTAAATAGTGCCAAGGCTGCCAAAAGGGCTCgacacaaacagaagaagaag GAAAAAGCTCAGCAAGGCAACACAGGTGCTTCAGACAATGACCCCCACTCCAATCGATCTGAACCCGTTGACTCGCTCATCGCCGATGATCCGGAAGCCAGTCGGTTACTGGACTGGCctcagctggaactggagcgTGTCAACAGTTTCCTCACCAGTCGTCTCGAAGAGATTAAGAACACTATAAAAGACTCAATTCGGGCCTCGTTTAGTATGTACGATCTCAATCTGGATGTCAATGACTTCCCAAAGAAGGCAGCCACATTGGAGGGCAACCATTTACTGTCCCACCTCAATGGGTCATCTGACTTGCAGCAGATAGACCTTGACCTTGCTCCTCTTTCACTGGGCTCATTTAAAAGCCACTTGGACCTGGTTAATGGATGGGAAGATACAACGGTGCTGGATTCTAATACCACCACACCACCGGGGGTCACTACTGTTGCCTCAAAGGACATCCAGCGATTGCACACTACCCCAAGCCTCTCAAAGCTCATAAGAGTTCGCTCCCCAGAAAGATGCAGCTCCACTGGATCTGACAACTTGCCACAGGTGCTagcacaaacagctgctaaaTCAAGAGAGGACACCCCTGATcccaaaaacacaacaactggGAGTATTGGTGCCAAGTcaaagaagaataaaaagcagcagcaaagacaGGACCAATCTGCGTCAGAGCAAAGTTCCAACAAACCAACCAAAGCTGCCTGTTGGAatgaaacacagaaaacaggcgAGTCTAAAGAAATGGCTTCTAATGGGTCTAAAGCTGGCAACAGACAAACTCTGCAATCTGTAGACATCCAGAGAAATGGGCCcaagaaagcagaggagagcagatCATCCAAACAGGCAGCAAATGGAACAAATGGCCTCTCGAATTTACAAAGAGGGAAAGGGGACACAGACGCAAGGGGAGGCCGGTCTGAGCAGGATTCAGAGGGCAAAGCTCATCCCACCATTCCAGTAAATGgacagctacagcagcaaccCAAGGGGAAAAataagaagaacaagaacaagggAGAAAAATCCAGCAGTGTGATTG ATGATGTGTTTCTCCCAAAAGACTTGGATCCAACAGAAATGGATGAGATTGATCGGGAAGTGGAATACTTCAAAAG GTTTTGTCTTGATTCAGCAAAACAAACTCGCCAGAAGGTAGCAGTGAATTGGTCCAACTTCAGCCTCAAAAAGGTTCCTTCCAATGCAGCTCAATAA
- the prelid1a gene encoding PRELI domain containing 1a, whose product MVKYFCCAGLLKSNWDQVCAAFWQRYPNPYSNHVLTEDIIFREVTPTNCLISRRLLTKTSRAPRWMERYLPKHMASSAYIIEDSVVDPQKRTMTTLTWNISHARLMSVEERCMYQMNPENSSWTEIKREAWISSNVCGLSRAIQEFGLARFKTGVTKTMKGFEYVLAKLHGETPSRTLAETATERARETALAAKEKAKDLASHAQKKQYV is encoded by the exons ATGGTGAAATACTTCTGCTGCGCAGGTTTGCTCAAAAGCAACTGGGACCAAGTTTGTGCTGCTTTCTGGCAGCGGTATCCCAACCCGTACAG TAACCATGTCTTGACCGAGGACATCATTTTCCGAGAAGTTACTCCAACCAACTGCCTTATTTCCAGACGCCTGTTAACCAAAACCAGCCGAGCGCCTCGCTGGATGGAGCGCTACCTTCCAAAGCACATGGCTAGCTCGGCCTACATCATTGAGGACTCCGTTGTGGATCCCCAAAAAAGGACCATGACCACGCTAACGTGGAACATCAGCCACGCTCGTCTCATG TCCGTGGAGGAGCGGTGCATGTACCAAATGAATCCTGAGAACAGCAGCTGGACTGAGATAAAAAGGGAAGCTTGGATTTCTTCCAATGTCTGTGGGCTCTCTAGAGCTATTCAG GAATTTGGTCTCGCAAGGTTTAAGACCGGAGTTACAAAGACCATGAAGGGCTTTGAATATGTGCTCGCCAAACTGCATG GTGAAACTCCGTCGAGAACCCTAGCAGAAACGGCTAcagagcgggcgagagagacGGCACTGGCAGCTAAGGAGAAAGCTAAAGACCTCGCCTCACACGCCCAGAAGAAACAATATGTATGA
- the atoh1b gene encoding protein atonal homolog 1b has translation MTAKAELSCWSEHAQDLSLSHINSKSWISSNSLRAFSMRDAYAAADAGIPLEKLVPMSNVPERVPAAGGARTDCEKATEAGRTSHFGPQRHRRVAANARERRRMHGLNKAFDELRSVIPSLENEKKLSKYDTLQMAQIYITELSELLAGVVQSECMGPRPASTDKTSRRGLIHSLRHPAATPPPAQLTEPHLDPCPSVGHLIILGPASDPGSNKSTSSSHSSDGESSHLSDLEESQIGRK, from the coding sequence ATGACCGCAAAAGCAGAGCTCTCGTGCTGGTCAGAGCACGCGCAGGACCTCAGCTTGTCCCACATCAACTCCAAGAGTTGGATTTCTTCAAATTCCCTGCGCGCCTTCTCGATGAGGGACGCGTACGCGGCCGCAGACGCGGGGATCCCTCTGGAGAAGCTCGTGCCGATGAGCAACGTGCCCGAGCGCGTGCCCGCCGCGGGCGGCGCGCGCACGGACTGCGAGAAGGCGACGGAGGCGGGGAGGACGAGCCACTTCGGGCCCCAGAGGCACCGGCGCGTCGCGGCCAACGCGAGGGAGAGGCGGCGGATGCACGGGCTGAACAAGGCGTTCGACGAGCTCAGGAGCGTCATCCCGTCCCTGGAGAATGAGAAGAAGCTGTCCAAGTACGACACGCTGCAAATGGCGCAGATTTACATCACGGagctgtcagagctgctggcCGGCGTGGTCCAGTCCGAGTGCATGGGTCCCCGTCCCGCCTCGACGGACaagacctccaggagggggctgATCCACTCCCTCCGGCATCCGGCCGCGACACCGCCCCCGGCCCAGCTGACCGAACCGCACCTGGACCCCTGCCCCTCCGTCGGCCACCTCATCATACTCGGACCCGCATCGGACCCGGGGTCCAACAAATCAACGTCCTCCTCTCACAGCAGTGATGGGGAGTCTTCGCATCTCAGCGACTTGGAGGAGAGTCAGATCGGGAGGAAGTAA
- the LOC114864727 gene encoding probable ATP-dependent RNA helicase DDX41, whose product METENRNKKRHQGEDETLGSEASEEDDYVPYVPVKIRKQQMLQKMVRLRGKAVDEEQKDSGEEQRDEDEGLGPRSNVSLLDQHQHLKEKAEARKESAKEKQLKEEEKILESVAEGRALMSVKEMAKGIIYDDPIKTSWTAPRYILNMPDTRHERVRKKFHILVDGDGIPPPIKSFREMKFPPAILKGLKKKGIVHPTPIQIQGIPTVLSGRDMIGIAFTGSGKTLVFTLPIIMFALEQEKRLPFFKREGPYGLIICPSRELARQTHGIIEYYCKLLEEEGAPQLRTALCIGGMSVKEQMEVVKHGVHMMVATPGRLMDLLQKKMVSLDICRYLALDEADRMIDMGFEEDIRTIFSYFKGQRQTLLFSATMPKKIQNFAKSALVKPITINVGRAGAASLDVIQEVEYVKEEAKMVYLLECLQKTPPPVLIFAEKKADVDSIHEYLLLKGVEAVAIHGGKDQEERTKAIEAFKEGKKDVLVATDVASKGLDFPAIQHVVNYDMPEEIENYVHRIGRTGRSGKTGIATTFINKGCDESVLMDLKALLVEAKQKVPPVLQVLQTGDETMLDIGGERGCTFCGGLGHRITDCPKLEAMQTKQVTNIGRKDYLAHSSMDF is encoded by the exons atggAGACAGAAAATCGGAACAAAAAG AGACATCAGGGGGAAGATGAAACTCTTGGCTCCGAAGCGTCTGAGGAAGATGATTATGTCCCCTATGTCCCAGTCAAAATTAGAAAACAACAAATG CTACAGAAGATGGTGCGTTTGCGAGGAAAGGCTGTGGACGAGGAGCAGAAGGATAGtggggaggagcagagggatgaggatgagggtCTTGGTCCACGATCCAATGTCAGTCTTCTggaccagcatcagcaccttaAGGAAAAAGCTGAAG CCCGTAAGGAGTCAGCCAAGGAAAAGCagctgaaagaagaagaaaagattcTGGAGAGTGTTGCAGAGGGCAGAG CCCTCATGTCTGTGAAGGAAATGGCCAAAGGTATCATATATGATGATCCAATTAAAACCAG CTGGACTGCACCACGCTATATCCTAAATATGCCAGACACTCGACATGAACGTGTCAGGAAGAAATTTCACATTCTGGTCGATGGAGATGGCattcctcctccaatcaaaagCTTCAGGGAGATGAAGTTTCCACCAg CAATTCTGAAAGGTTTAAAAAAGAAGGGTATTGTGCATCCCACACCCATTCAAATCCAAGGAATCCCTACTGT TCTGTCAGGCCGGGATATGATTGGCATTGCCTTTACTGGTTCTGGAAAGACTTTGGTCTTTACTCTACCGATCATCATGTTTGCCCTGGAACAAGAGAAACGGCTTCCATTCTTTAAGAGAGAGGGACCCTATGGACTCATCATCTGCCCTTCA CGAGAGTTGGCGAGGCAGACACATGGCATTATAGAGTATTATTGTAAACTGCTGGAGGAAGAGGGGGCTCCTCAGCTGCGCACTGCCCTTTGCATTGGAGGAATGTCTGTTAAGGAGCAGATGGAGGTAGTAAAACA CGGGGTCCACATGATGGTCGCCACCCCTGGCAGATTGATGGACTTGTTGCAGAAGAAGATGGTGAGTCTGGACATCTGTCGGTACTTGGCTCTGGATGAAGCTGATAGGATGATAGACATGGGCTTTGAAGAAGACATTAGAACCATCTTCTCATATTTCAAG GGACAAAGGCAAACCCTTCTTTTCAGCGCTACTATGCCCAAAAAGATCCAGAACTTTGCCAAGAGTGCGCTAGTCAAACCTATCACTATCAATGTCGGCAGAGCAGGTGCTGCCAGCTTGGACGTCATCCAG GAAGTGGAATACGTCAAAGAGGAGGCCAAAATGGTTTACCTGCTAGAGTGTCTCCAGAAGACACCACCTCCT GTGCTGATATTTGCTGAGAAAAAGGCTGATGTTGATTCCATCCATGAGTATCTTTTGCTAAAAGGAGTGGAGGCAGTCGCTATCCATGGAGGAAAAG ATCAGGAGGAAAGAACCAAAGCAATAGAGGCAttcaaagaaggaaaaaaggatGTTTTAGTAGCAACAGATGTCGCCTCCAAAGGTCTGGATTTCCCAGCCATTCAGCATGTAGTGAACTATGACATGCCTGAGGAGATAGAGAATTATG TGCACAGAATTGGACGAACAGGACGTTCAGGCAAGACGGGTATCGCCACGACATTCATCAACAAAGGCTGTG ACGAATCGGTACTAATGGACTTGAAGGCCCTGCTTGTTGAAGCCAAGCAGAAGGTTCCTCCAGTCCTCCAGGTTCTCCAGACAGGAGACGAGACCATGCTGGACATTGGAG GAGAGAGGGGCTGTACATTCTGTGGTGGTCTGGGCCATCGTATTACGGACTGTCCTAAGTTGGAGGCCATGCAGACGAAGCAGGTCACCAACATTGGGAGGAAAGACTACCTGGCTCATAGCTCCATGGACTTTTAA
- the npy7r gene encoding neuropeptide Y receptor Y7, whose translation MSPPDAANGSGAGENEPWTLLDNRTGSHSPGFHTDVTKRVGVQITLIAAYSLIILLGLLGNALVIYMIVRYRNMRTVTNFFIANLALADLLVNALCLPFTLVYTLLDEWKFGAVLCHMVPFAQALSVHVSILSLTVIALERYRCIVFHLGRRLTWRASVLIMACSWTASAVLAAPLAIFREYRHEEIPSIDLRIAVCSEKWPHGTGRDGVIYSLSMLLLQYIIPLAIISYAYICIWVKLKNHVSPSSRSDSLSRRKKTTKMLALVVVVFAVCWLPFHVFQLASDLDLVLRFKEYKLIYTVFHIVAMCSTFANPLLYGWMNKNYRNGFLMVFRCEDKPESFHPEGSFRTRSIRGPTLNGRHGGRPPTAV comes from the coding sequence ATGAGCCCACCGGACGCGGCCAACGGCTCGGGCGCCGGAGAAAACGAGCCGTGGACGCTGCTCGACAACCGCACGGGCTCGCACTCGCCCGGCTTCCACACTGACGTCACCAAGCGCGTGGGGGTGCAGATCACCCTCATCGCCGCGTACTCCCTCATCATCCTGCTGGGGCTGCTGGGCAACGCGCTGGTCATCTACATGATCGTGCGCTACCGCAACATGAGGACGGTCACCAACTTCTTCATCGCCAACCTGGCGCTGGCGGACCTGCTGGTCAACGCGCTGTGCCTGCCCTTCACGCTGGTCTACACGCTGCTGGACGAGTGGAAGTTCGGCGCCGTGCTGTGCCACATGGTGCCGTTCGCGCAGGCGCTCAGCGTGCACGTGTCCATCCTGTCGCTCACCGTCATCGCGCTGGAGCGCTACCGCTGCATCGTCTTCCACCTGGGCCGCCGCCTCACCTGGCGCGCCAGCGTCCTCATCATGGCCTGCAGCTGGACGGCGTCCGCCGTGCTGGCGGCGCCGCTGGCCATTTTCAGGGAGTACCGGCACGAGGAGATCCCCTCCATCGACCTGCGCATCGCCGTGTGCTCCGAGAAGTGGCCGCACGGGACCGGCAGGGACGGGGTCATCTACAGCCTCTCCATGCTGCTCCTGCAGTACATCATCCCCCTGGCCATTATTAGCTACGCCTACATATGCATCTGGGTCAAATTGAAGAACCACGTGAGCCCGTCGAGTCGCAGCGACAGCCTCAGCCGCCGCAAGAAGACCACCAAGATGCTggcgctggtggtggtggtgttcgCCGTGTGCTGGCTGCCGTTCCACGTCTTCCAGCTGGCCAGCGACCTGGACCTGGTGCTGCGGTTCAAGGAGTACAAACTCATTTACACGGTGTTTCACATCGTGGCCATGTGCTCCACGTTCGCCAACCCGCTGCTGTACGGGTGGATGAACAAGAACTACAGGAACGGCTTCCTCATGGTGTTCCGCTGCGAGGACAAGCCCGAGTCCTTCCACCCCGAGGGCTCGTTCCGCACGCGCTCCATCAGGGGCCCGACGCTGAACGGGCGCCACGGCGGACGCCCTCCCACCGCCGTGTGA
- the mxd3 gene encoding max dimerization protein 3, with amino-acid sequence MEGNFSNIKLLILAAEFLERKEREAEHGYASVPPLSPDHSCKGSKQKSKKISAGGNRSVHNELEKNRRAQLRHCLEQLKKQVPLSSDSVRNTTLNLLRRAQLHIKKLQEQDERAEELKGRLLWEQRELRVRLEQLQRGTERMRNNSQGSTMSSERSDSDREDVEVDVESIMFDSVDCDGLSIAHADADHCYSSMDKAWL; translated from the exons atggAAGGAAACTTTAGCAACATCAAACTGCTTATTCTTGCTGCGGAGTTTCTGGAAAGAAAAGAGCGAG AAGCAGAACATGGATATGCTTCAGTCCCGCCTCTGAGCCCCGATCACTCCTGCAAAGGGAGCAAGCAGAAGAGCAAGAAGATCTCTGCTGGTGGCAATAG GTCCGTTCACAACGAGCTGGAAAAAAACAG GCGAGCGCAGCTGAGGCACTGCCTGGAGCAGCTCAAGAAACAAGTCCCGCTCTCCTCCGACTCCGTGAGGAACACCACCCTCAACCTGCTGCGGCGGGCGCAGCTTCACATCAAG aagctgcaggagcaggacgaGCGCGCGGAGGAGCTGAAGGGCCGCCTGCTGtgggagcagagggagctgaGGGTCcggctggagcagctgcagagaggcaCCGAGAGGATGAGGAACAACAGCCAAGGGTCCACCATGTCGTCCGAGAGGTCGGACTCAGACAGAG AGGACGTGGAGGTTGACGTGGAGAGCATCATGTTCGACTCTGTGGACTGTGATGGACTGAGCATTGCGCACGCCGATGCAGACCACTGTTACTCCAGCATGGACAAGGCCTGGCTATGA
- the dok3 gene encoding docking protein 3 — protein sequence MDVIFKDGMLYLQGAKYGKKIWRKIWMMLFKASSSGLGRLEFFNVLDTNPVSDQKKAGRQKTSERKVVRLRDCLSVTPAPKESCLEGYTCFYLSTTQCTYTLASMTSEDWISALCLLAFQKDPGKSDKGVLERGNVLAMEDNELYSSWKSDLTVPAKCHPVTVQSTEASRRCGLAGEYLVSPEKEAVALLSVNSCHVIYRWPYKLLRKFGLVEGGFSIEAGRRCDSGEGVFIFLSSRSHLIFQTISEQCSLERRTSAQTPPVSRRSLSEPSIVGRAPPHVLPVLRPADVSDDTEETHYATIKTALAMGLIQLPCAEPQPFNSKEAVGAAADDEDERCHSLEALKLRNDAEESIYYNLRRATPPPTRKEQLSGGTDRPECIYADISIVNRALNLQPQPFSPLGPEQPAYVQSASCSALRPRYQRQPPVTNHVQTEHNAQTQPVDDMQETEEAIGSPAAPTEAPGSFKHRLAEIISKDLAKVQIAPPSGSRSPAFTQY from the exons ATGGATGTCATCTTCAAAGATGGGATGCTGTATCTCCAGGGAGCCAAGTATGGAAAA AAAATATGGCGGAAAATATGGATGATGCTCTTCAAAGCCAGCTCCTCGGGGCTGGGCCGGTTGGAGTTCTTCAATGTGCTTGACACCAACCCGGTGAGTGACCAGAAGAAGGCTGGACGGCAGAAAACATCCGAGAGGAAGGTGGTGCGTCTGAGAGACTGCCTCAGCGTCACCCCGGCGCCCAAGGAGTCGTGCCTTGAGGGATACACATGCTTCTACCTAAGCACCACACAGTGCACCTACACGCTGGCCTCCATGACCAGCGAGGACTGGATAAGCGCCCTCTGCCTTCTGGCCTTCCAG AAGGATCCTGGAAAGTCAGACAAAGGGGTTTTGGAAAGAGGGAACGTGCTGGCCATGGAGGACAATGAACTCTACTCGTCCTGGAAAAGCG ATCTGACCGTTCCTGCAAAGTGTCACCCAGTGACTGTGCAGAGCACGGAGGCATCGAGGAGGTGCGGGCTGGCCGGCGAGTACCTGGTCTCCCCGGAAAAGGAAGCCGTGGCGCTGCTGTCCGTCAACTCCTGCCACGTCATCTATCGCTGGCCATACAAGCTCCTGCGCAAGTTCGGACTGGTTGAG GGGGGATTCAGCATCGAAGCCGGTCGCCGCTGTGATTCGGGGGAAGGAGTGTTCATCTTCCTGTCATCGCGTAGTCACCTTATCTTCCAGACTATATCGGAGCAGTGCTCACTGGAGAGGAGAACGTCTGCCCAGACGCCCCCTGTCAGCAGAAGATCATTATCTGAGCCATCAATTGTTGGCCGAGCTCCCCCACATGTTCTGCCTGTGCTCAGGCCTGCAGATGTTTCGGATGACACGGAGGAAACCCACTACGCCACCATTAAAACAGCACTTGCCATGGGTTTGATTCAGCTGCCCTGCGCCGAGCCGCAGCCTTTTAACAGCAAAGAAGCTGTGGGGGCGGCAGCCGACGACGAGGATGAACGGTGCCACTCTCTGGAGGCCCTGAAGCTGAGGAACGACGCAGAGGAAAGCATTTATTACAACCTAAGGAGAGCCACTCCTCCACCGACGCGAAAAGAGCAGCTCAGCGGCGGGACGGACCGTCCAGAATGCATCTATGCAGATATATCGATAGTCAATCGTGCCTTAAACCTCCAGCCGCAGCCTTTCTCGCCACTCGGCCCCGAGCAGCCCGCTTACGTTCaatctgcctcctgctccgcaCTCAGGCCTCGATACCAGCGCCAGCCCCCTGTGACCAACCACGTCCAAACAGAACACAATGCCCAGACGCAGCCAGTCGATGACatgcaggagacggaggaggccaTCGGCTCCCCTGCGGCCCCCACTGAGGCTCCCGGCAGTTTTAAACACAGGCTGGCAGAAATCATTTCTAAGGACCTGGCAAAGGTCCAGATAGCACCTCCCTCCGGATCCAGAAGCCCTGCATTCACTCAGTATTAG